The following proteins are co-located in the Bacteroidota bacterium genome:
- the meaB gene encoding methylmalonyl Co-A mutase-associated GTPase MeaB: protein MQHEDIIQGLQKGDLKSIARAITLVENESQGWWELLSALPHHNTVPVIGFTGPPGAGKSTLINAFIDYIISSGEQNKRIAVIAVDPTSPFTKGSLLGDRIRMSQHFLHPNVYIRSMATRGSLGGLSPKVFEVVDVLKSSHFDYIIVETVGVGQSEVEIAGLADTTVLVLVPEAGDEVQGIKSGVMEIADVFVVNKADRDGAASFYKNICMVAIANSSHKWQIPVIKTIATDGNGIEELYLSIIAHQHTEHNNEKRSKVLAEKAMQLIRKKRTVDIDFQKLAEDIQNASSKKDFNLYLFLADKF from the coding sequence TTGCAACACGAGGATATTATACAAGGACTGCAGAAAGGCGATCTCAAATCTATTGCCCGTGCTATCACTTTGGTAGAGAATGAAAGCCAGGGATGGTGGGAATTACTATCAGCATTGCCACATCACAATACTGTTCCCGTTATTGGTTTTACCGGACCCCCAGGTGCCGGCAAAAGCACACTCATCAATGCATTTATAGATTATATTATTAGTAGTGGCGAGCAAAATAAACGCATAGCTGTTATAGCCGTCGACCCTACAAGTCCGTTCACCAAAGGTTCGCTGCTGGGCGACAGGATTCGCATGTCGCAGCATTTTTTACATCCCAATGTATATATACGCAGTATGGCCACACGGGGTAGCTTGGGCGGACTTAGTCCTAAAGTATTTGAAGTGGTTGATGTGCTGAAGAGTTCACATTTTGATTATATAATTGTAGAGACGGTGGGTGTAGGACAGAGCGAAGTTGAAATTGCGGGCCTCGCAGATACTACAGTATTGGTGCTGGTTCCCGAGGCGGGCGATGAAGTGCAGGGAATTAAGTCGGGAGTGATGGAGATTGCCGATGTTTTTGTGGTGAACAAAGCAGATAGAGATGGTGCGGCATCATTCTATAAAAATATATGTATGGTTGCTATTGCAAATTCATCGCACAAATGGCAAATTCCTGTAATAAAAACTATTGCCACAGATGGAAATGGGATTGAAGAATTATATCTTAGTATTATAGCCCATCAACATACAGAACATAATAATGAAAAACGCAGCAAAGTATTGGCGGAGAAGGCGATGCAATTGATTCGAAAAAAACGTACTGTAGATATCGATTTTCAAAAACTCGCAGAAGATATACAGAACGCAAGCAGTAAAAAAGATTTTAACCTATATTTGTTCCTTGCAGATAAATTTTGA
- a CDS encoding lysylphosphatidylglycerol synthase domain-containing protein, with protein MTLTKTYRIWITIGKWLLAIIGFAFIYKQVFLKSEYELLKSNFINYYTVSNIIYFLIPAAVLVFVNWGVESYKWKHIIKPLENIGMVQALKGVLAGVATGFFTPNRVGEFGGRILYLNHADKISSSISTIAGSFAQLIATVMFGCLAMVAYNIDLHLTNYYITALLFFIAVLLISSLLLLYYNFSKLADLISLRLYLPRFYDKFAHLKNADSTYLSKIMWLSVLRYFTFCIQYILLLYFFQVNISIEHAFICVSVIYLLHTAIPTVAIIEAGVRGAGALAVIGSYTQQPTEILLAAYTLWIINIILPSLLGLYLIARINIKN; from the coding sequence TTGACTTTAACCAAAACATATAGAATTTGGATTACCATAGGTAAATGGTTGTTAGCTATTATTGGCTTTGCATTTATATATAAACAGGTTTTTTTGAAAAGCGAATACGAACTGCTCAAATCAAATTTCATAAACTATTATACTGTTTCAAACATTATATATTTTCTGATTCCTGCCGCTGTATTAGTTTTTGTGAATTGGGGTGTAGAAAGTTATAAGTGGAAACATATCATCAAACCTCTCGAAAACATTGGCATGGTACAAGCATTAAAAGGCGTGCTGGCTGGTGTTGCTACTGGGTTTTTCACACCCAACAGGGTAGGTGAATTTGGCGGGAGAATACTTTATTTAAATCATGCAGATAAAATATCCTCTTCCATCTCCACAATAGCTGGAAGTTTTGCCCAACTAATTGCAACAGTAATGTTTGGTTGCTTGGCAATGGTAGCCTATAATATTGATTTACATTTGACCAATTATTATATCACTGCTCTGTTATTTTTTATTGCCGTTCTGCTTATTTCAAGCCTGCTTTTATTATATTACAATTTTTCCAAACTTGCTGATTTGATCAGCCTCAGATTATACTTACCTAGATTTTACGACAAATTTGCCCATTTAAAAAATGCGGACTCAACATATTTAAGCAAAATTATGTGGTTATCCGTACTTCGATATTTTACATTCTGTATACAATATATTTTACTACTCTACTTTTTTCAGGTAAATATTTCAATAGAGCATGCATTTATATGCGTATCTGTTATATATCTTTTGCATACTGCCATACCTACAGTAGCTATTATAGAAGCTGGTGTCCGTGGAGCTGGAGCACTTGCTGTAATTGGCTCATACACGCAACAACCCACTGAAATACTGTTAGCAGCCTATACGCTTTGGATAATCAATATTATACTTCCCTCTTTATTGGGATTGTATTTGATTGCCCGCATCAATATTAAAAACTAA
- a CDS encoding glycosyltransferase → MILVFSFLGLYILLIALIIIYSGKKNGVIYHSNEVLTKVSVVVAARNEEDNILTLLGCLLNQKYPKEKYEIIIVNDYSDDNTENLLKGYGQQIKYINVCDSIEQTGGKKNAIAYGVSQATGELIITTDADCILNPTHISVIEKLYRSTDAKFISAPVILYHIGNPILSRLLHHFQVVEFGSLIVAGNALINMRKPLLCNGANMAYPKKVFEEVNGYAGNEQIPSGDDEFLLKKIAAKYPNDIHFLPDKEAAVHTPAMATLSELVQQRIRWASKHKNYNSLNKAILWLIFIANFMLYATLLLPENPVYFFTRYLIYKILVDACLTSLYLRYKISIKTFIYLPLIELLYPIYLVYIGIAANFLKYEWKGRVQKA, encoded by the coding sequence ATGATTTTAGTTTTTTCATTTTTGGGATTATACATATTACTTATTGCACTTATCATTATATATAGTGGCAAAAAAAATGGCGTGATTTATCATTCAAACGAGGTGCTCACAAAAGTATCAGTAGTAGTGGCGGCAAGAAATGAAGAGGACAACATTCTTACACTTTTGGGATGTTTGCTCAACCAAAAATACCCAAAAGAAAAGTATGAAATTATTATTGTAAACGACTATTCCGACGACAATACTGAGAACCTTTTAAAGGGCTACGGACAGCAAATTAAATATATAAATGTCTGCGATTCTATTGAGCAAACGGGAGGTAAAAAAAATGCAATTGCTTATGGAGTAAGCCAAGCAACAGGAGAATTAATTATTACCACCGATGCCGATTGTATCCTGAATCCAACCCATATAAGTGTTATAGAAAAACTATACCGCAGCACTGATGCTAAATTTATTTCGGCACCAGTAATATTATATCATATAGGTAATCCCATTCTTTCACGGTTATTACACCATTTTCAAGTGGTAGAGTTCGGCTCTTTGATAGTGGCTGGCAATGCACTCATTAATATGAGAAAACCTTTGCTATGCAATGGTGCTAATATGGCTTATCCTAAAAAGGTTTTTGAAGAAGTGAATGGCTATGCAGGCAATGAGCAAATACCCAGCGGAGATGATGAGTTTCTGCTGAAAAAAATCGCCGCTAAATATCCCAACGACATACATTTCTTGCCCGATAAAGAGGCCGCAGTGCACACACCTGCCATGGCCACATTGAGTGAATTGGTGCAACAAAGAATTCGTTGGGCTTCTAAACATAAAAATTACAATTCTCTAAACAAGGCAATTTTATGGTTGATTTTTATTGCCAATTTCATGCTATACGCTACACTTCTTTTACCCGAAAATCCTGTATATTTTTTTACACGCTATTTAATCTATAAAATACTTGTAGATGCTTGCCTCACAAGCTTATATTTGAGATACAAAATTAGTATAAAAACATTTATTTATTTGCCCCTAATTGAACTACTGTATCCTATATATTTGGTATATATTGGCATAGCTGCGAATTTCCTTAAGTACGAATGGAAAGGCCGTGTGCAAAAGGCTTAA
- a CDS encoding PKD domain-containing protein: MNWNKIHTQTTLYIIGFVMCMGIAKAQPVANFSFTDSICGNKTVKFTNTSSNANKFFWFIKGSFQTSTNLTYTFDSFKTYTVTLIVSDNSGNQDTVQKDVHLFDFPQFSISPPPPAGCPGSVVFLLATYNSSFIYDWSPTSYLSNPKVHNPKAAPLVTTNYKLLVTDTGTKCFASDSITISVKPCNLPTAKFTRNKITCGNFAVTFRNYSTKAYGILWNFDDPSSGTSDTSTLMDTSITHTFSGPGTYKVLLTAFDSLGLYFDTISMYIGVDSVLKATIATANQTICPGEIVQLVSTVNLVGGATVIWQPGGSLIDSTSLVVAAKPNNTTRYKLTYSRNGCSDTNSVLITVLAPPLFDILFDTVCFGTPTFIRTAQNISSTLNFIWDLGDGDTSTSKTPMHTYAKAGDYNVTITATQGICSQLSSRTITVKPLPETIFSYSPNEIFFDNPKITFVDGGKDIARRLWDFGDGITDTDSVVVHNFLDTGYYNVSLINFSAFGCTDTVSQTILIRPIILLYVPNAFTPNRQGPIENETFYLTCNDHLPEFHFVLYNRWGEKIYETFDQKFVWDGTFKNKPVEAGLFIWRMNFRISAEKGEVKTGELILYR; encoded by the coding sequence ATGAACTGGAACAAAATACATACCCAAACTACTTTATATATTATAGGGTTTGTTATGTGTATGGGCATTGCAAAGGCTCAACCAGTGGCCAACTTCAGCTTTACCGACTCGATTTGCGGGAACAAAACAGTAAAATTTACCAATACATCTAGTAACGCAAACAAGTTCTTTTGGTTCATCAAAGGCTCATTTCAAACATCCACCAACCTCACCTATACTTTCGATTCTTTCAAAACATATACTGTTACGCTCATTGTATCCGACAATAGTGGAAACCAAGATACCGTGCAAAAAGACGTTCACCTTTTCGATTTCCCGCAGTTCTCTATCAGTCCGCCACCACCAGCGGGTTGCCCTGGAAGTGTGGTATTTTTATTGGCTACTTATAATTCATCTTTTATATATGATTGGAGCCCGACAAGTTATTTGAGCAACCCCAAAGTCCACAATCCAAAGGCGGCACCATTGGTCACCACCAATTACAAATTATTGGTTACCGATACTGGTACCAAATGTTTTGCAAGCGATTCTATCACCATCAGTGTGAAGCCCTGCAATCTGCCTACTGCCAAGTTTACACGCAATAAAATTACCTGTGGTAATTTCGCTGTTACCTTCCGAAACTATAGTACGAAGGCTTATGGAATTTTATGGAATTTTGACGACCCCAGCAGTGGAACTTCCGATACCTCTACCTTAATGGACACTAGCATTACACATACTTTTAGCGGACCAGGCACCTATAAAGTTTTATTAACCGCTTTTGATAGTTTGGGTCTATACTTCGATACTATTTCTATGTATATAGGAGTTGATAGTGTGTTAAAGGCAACTATTGCAACTGCTAACCAAACTATTTGTCCCGGTGAAATTGTGCAATTGGTTTCTACAGTTAATTTGGTGGGAGGTGCCACCGTAATTTGGCAACCCGGAGGCAGTCTCATAGATTCCACGTCATTGGTGGTGGCTGCAAAACCAAATAATACTACGCGATACAAATTGACCTATAGTAGAAACGGTTGTAGTGATACAAATTCTGTTTTGATAACGGTGCTTGCCCCTCCATTATTTGATATACTATTCGACACGGTTTGTTTTGGTACTCCTACTTTTATCAGAACCGCACAAAATATTTCTTCCACACTTAATTTTATTTGGGATTTGGGAGATGGCGACACCAGTACTAGCAAAACCCCCATGCATACTTATGCAAAAGCGGGTGATTATAATGTAACCATTACCGCTACACAGGGAATTTGTTCGCAATTATCTTCCAGAACCATTACCGTAAAACCGCTACCGGAAACAATTTTTTCCTATTCACCAAACGAAATATTTTTTGATAATCCCAAAATTACTTTTGTAGACGGGGGGAAGGATATTGCTCGTCGTTTATGGGATTTTGGCGATGGAATTACCGATACAGATTCTGTAGTAGTTCATAATTTTTTAGATACAGGGTATTATAATGTTTCACTCATTAATTTTAGTGCTTTTGGTTGCACAGACACTGTTTCCCAAACTATATTAATTAGACCCATTATACTACTTTATGTACCCAATGCATTTACCCCAAACAGGCAAGGCCCTATCGAAAACGAAACATTTTACCTTACTTGCAACGACCATTTGCCAGAGTTTCATTTTGTTTTATATAATAGATGGGGCGAAAAAATATATGAGACCTTCGATCAAAAATTTGTTTGGGACGGTACTTTTAAAAACAAGCCAGTTGAAGCAGGACTCTTTATTTGGAGAATGAATTTCCGAATCTCTGCCGAGAAAGGTGAAGTAAAAACTGGTGAATTAATTTTATATAGATAA
- a CDS encoding protein-disulfide reductase DsbD family protein, which yields MQRSKHSAFKTIILSAVIIFFSSFVYDNKAEVDLLWKAEIMPACTLKKGDTAWVVLQTDIPKGYHSYSNENTSDDGPILTQLNFEKKKKYKLIGKDIIEGEKEVVYEEVFKAKFTKVKGHMVVKRKFKVTSKTIKFKVMTQICDENVCILKEKDFELKIY from the coding sequence ATGCAAAGATCAAAACATTCAGCTTTCAAAACTATAATACTCTCTGCGGTTATTATTTTCTTTTCTTCATTTGTATATGATAATAAAGCAGAGGTGGACCTTTTATGGAAAGCAGAGATTATGCCTGCTTGTACACTAAAAAAAGGTGACACGGCATGGGTGGTACTGCAAACAGATATTCCCAAAGGATACCATTCTTATTCGAATGAAAATACGTCAGATGATGGTCCCATTCTCACTCAGCTCAACTTTGAAAAGAAGAAAAAATATAAACTTATAGGTAAAGATATTATAGAAGGGGAAAAAGAAGTAGTGTATGAAGAAGTGTTCAAAGCTAAGTTTACCAAGGTGAAAGGGCACATGGTGGTGAAACGAAAATTTAAAGTAACTAGTAAAACCATCAAATTTAAAGTAATGACACAAATATGCGACGAAAATGTATGTATACTAAAAGAAAAAGATTTTGAGTTAAAAATATATTAA
- a CDS encoding cytochrome c biogenesis protein CcdA encodes MKKMKYIYILLFSLIFNASFAQEKVQPIKWSFEISPFKLKIGEEATIIFTGTVPSTQTIYTSDDPLYPCFAEYKTMDGFSLLGNLITLGKPEKHYDDLFGSDRIFFKGKLQCKQKIKITKNIVKISGSIDGQTCSDASCTQTKSSFNIPISVLAATTTIIIDSPKNIDTASQTIIEKKTDTIHKTDEIKVATPTNKTPDDDLLGFILQALAVGFLAIFTPCVFPMLPMTVSFFIRSAAKDEEEKKKAKRRGIRSALLFGLFVIVIYTIPGALISGTKGPEFNNWLSTHWLPNIFFFLVFMVFGFSFLGWFEIILPSRFVNKMDSKSSKDSLGGLFFMAFTLVLVSFSCTGPFVGSLLVEASTGHILKPVMGMFFFSLAIALPFVLFAIFPNMLHSLPKSGGWLNAVKVSFGFFEIAFAFKFLSIPDQTYHWGILSRDIFFAIWIVVFLLWGLYLLGKIKLPHDSDMNHIGVPRLLLAIIVLSFTVYMIPGMWGAPVKLLSGITPPLQYQEFDINAGRTNNTASTDPNDIDMSKVKYGNLHKMPNGLKGFFDFKEASEYSKKVGKPMLIDFTGNACTNCRKMEEYVWVKPEVLTRMKENFVLASLYVDDRHKLPENEWYTSKRDGEVKRTLGDQLSDFQITNYKTSSQPQYIITDAEGNNLLGSETTTYDSDEQIYITFLDKGLAAYKAKFKK; translated from the coding sequence ATGAAAAAAATGAAGTATATATATATATTATTATTTAGTTTAATATTTAATGCTAGTTTTGCTCAAGAAAAAGTGCAACCCATAAAATGGAGTTTTGAAATTAGCCCATTTAAATTAAAGATTGGCGAAGAAGCTACAATTATATTTACGGGAACTGTGCCTTCAACCCAAACTATATATACTTCCGACGACCCACTTTATCCCTGTTTCGCTGAATATAAAACAATGGATGGGTTTAGCTTGCTGGGAAATCTTATTACATTGGGTAAACCAGAAAAACATTATGATGACCTTTTTGGTAGTGATAGAATCTTCTTTAAAGGTAAATTACAATGCAAACAAAAAATTAAAATCACAAAAAACATAGTAAAGATTTCTGGTTCAATTGATGGCCAAACTTGTTCTGATGCCAGTTGTACACAAACAAAATCTTCGTTTAATATACCAATTTCTGTATTGGCTGCAACAACAACTATTATTATAGATTCGCCAAAAAATATTGACACCGCCTCTCAAACTATTATAGAAAAGAAAACTGATACGATTCATAAAACTGATGAAATAAAAGTTGCAACACCCACCAATAAAACTCCCGATGACGACCTTTTGGGTTTCATATTACAAGCCTTAGCGGTTGGATTTTTGGCCATCTTCACGCCTTGTGTATTCCCAATGTTACCTATGACGGTTTCTTTCTTTATACGCAGTGCTGCAAAGGATGAAGAGGAAAAGAAAAAAGCAAAACGCAGAGGTATTCGTAGTGCATTATTATTCGGACTATTTGTAATAGTTATATATACAATTCCTGGGGCATTGATATCGGGAACCAAAGGGCCTGAGTTTAATAATTGGCTCAGCACACATTGGTTGCCCAATATATTTTTCTTCTTAGTATTTATGGTTTTTGGGTTCTCATTTTTGGGGTGGTTCGAAATTATACTACCGAGCAGATTTGTAAACAAAATGGACAGTAAATCGAGCAAGGATTCTTTAGGAGGCTTGTTTTTTATGGCATTCACTTTGGTATTGGTTTCTTTCTCTTGTACTGGACCATTTGTGGGAAGTTTATTGGTAGAGGCGTCAACAGGACATATATTAAAACCTGTAATGGGAATGTTCTTTTTCTCGTTAGCTATTGCTTTGCCATTTGTATTATTTGCGATATTCCCAAATATGCTACATAGCCTTCCCAAATCAGGTGGATGGCTTAATGCGGTGAAGGTTTCATTTGGATTTTTTGAAATAGCCTTTGCATTCAAATTCCTTTCAATTCCAGACCAAACATATCATTGGGGTATCTTAAGTCGCGATATATTCTTTGCTATATGGATAGTCGTATTTTTATTATGGGGATTATATCTTTTGGGTAAAATTAAATTACCGCACGATAGTGATATGAACCATATCGGAGTTCCACGCTTGTTATTGGCTATTATAGTTTTATCATTCACTGTTTATATGATACCAGGCATGTGGGGTGCACCAGTCAAATTACTATCGGGCATTACGCCACCATTGCAATATCAGGAGTTTGATATTAATGCAGGTAGAACAAATAATACTGCTAGCACAGATCCAAATGATATTGACATGAGCAAAGTTAAATATGGAAACTTGCATAAAATGCCAAATGGACTCAAAGGCTTTTTCGATTTTAAAGAAGCTAGTGAATACAGCAAAAAAGTAGGCAAACCCATGCTCATAGATTTTACCGGTAATGCCTGTACAAACTGTCGTAAAATGGAAGAGTATGTTTGGGTAAAACCTGAAGTATTGACTCGTATGAAAGAGAATTTTGTATTGGCATCATTATATGTTGATGATAGACACAAGCTGCCCGAGAACGAATGGTATACCAGCAAAAGGGATGGTGAAGTAAAGAGAACATTGGGTGACCAATTGAGTGATTTTCAAATTACCAATTACAAAACCTCAAGTCAACCACAATATATTATAACGGACGCGGAAGGTAATAATCTATTAGGTAGTGAAACTACAACTTATGATTCAGACGAACAAATCTATATTACATTCCTAGATAAAGGTTTAGCAGCATACAAAGCTAAATTTAAGAAATAG
- a CDS encoding AMP-binding protein: MNIVNLFLEAAEQYPDKVALIHKGMEITYAQLKVKVLQQVAYLQEKNILKGDKVLVYIPMSIDLYIMLLAIFYNGSVAVFIDEWANKERISQCCRMIDCKGFAGGWKATLFAWFNKDLRTIPLKVFITKQTNIYNHLPVEMEENVSALITLTSGSTGIPKAANRTHGFLFEQFNALEHLIAGSENFTELCTLPIVTMLNLGHGKTTVIPSFKTSKPKTFIPENIYSDIERYYIESIVASPYYTASLGKYGVENKFQNYTVKHLVTGGGPVFPDVAKDIVYTFPDAKNMIVYGSTEAEPISHIDANKLQYYTLENGLPVGIPDAQTELCIIQFLPDTYHEYSGNEWENIQCSVGQFGEIVVKGKHVLENYLGLAKDQLNNKIKTNSGLWHRTGDAGRLGNDGVLYLLGRCKESFVYHNTYVFPFILEYTLKNISGIKEGTIIQINNIPIIFFVPSADFDKAFFTSELSKLGLGNIETRKLDSLPKDPRHHTKIDYNRLKNL; encoded by the coding sequence ATGAATATCGTTAATCTCTTTCTGGAAGCGGCAGAGCAGTATCCCGACAAAGTCGCACTGATTCATAAGGGAATGGAAATTACCTATGCACAATTAAAAGTAAAAGTATTACAACAAGTAGCATATTTGCAAGAAAAGAATATATTAAAAGGCGATAAAGTCTTGGTCTATATTCCGATGAGCATAGACTTATATATTATGCTACTTGCTATTTTCTATAATGGTTCTGTAGCTGTATTTATTGATGAATGGGCCAACAAAGAGCGTATTAGCCAATGTTGCAGAATGATTGACTGCAAAGGGTTTGCAGGGGGTTGGAAAGCTACGTTGTTTGCATGGTTCAATAAGGATTTGAGAACAATCCCTCTTAAAGTATTTATTACTAAGCAAACTAATATATATAATCATCTACCTGTTGAGATGGAGGAAAACGTTTCTGCATTAATTACGCTTACGAGTGGAAGTACAGGTATACCGAAGGCTGCCAATCGCACACATGGTTTTTTGTTTGAGCAGTTTAATGCACTCGAACATTTAATAGCTGGGAGTGAAAACTTTACAGAATTATGCACCTTGCCTATTGTTACGATGCTTAATTTGGGACATGGAAAAACCACAGTTATACCGAGTTTTAAAACATCTAAACCTAAAACATTTATACCAGAGAATATATATAGCGATATAGAAAGGTACTACATAGAAAGTATTGTAGCATCTCCATATTATACTGCATCTTTAGGGAAATATGGAGTTGAGAACAAATTCCAAAATTATACAGTAAAGCATTTGGTAACTGGTGGTGGGCCTGTATTCCCTGATGTAGCAAAAGATATAGTATATACTTTTCCAGATGCCAAAAATATGATAGTATATGGAAGTACCGAAGCGGAACCTATTAGCCACATTGATGCAAATAAACTTCAATATTACACATTAGAAAATGGTCTGCCTGTCGGTATTCCCGATGCACAAACAGAATTATGTATTATACAATTTTTGCCAGATACTTACCATGAATATAGTGGCAATGAATGGGAAAACATACAATGTTCCGTTGGACAGTTTGGAGAAATTGTTGTAAAAGGGAAACATGTCTTAGAAAATTATTTAGGTTTAGCAAAAGACCAACTCAATAATAAAATTAAAACCAACTCGGGTTTGTGGCATCGTACAGGTGATGCGGGAAGGCTAGGCAATGACGGCGTACTTTATTTACTAGGTCGTTGCAAAGAATCATTTGTATACCATAACACCTACGTATTCCCATTTATTCTTGAATATACTTTAAAAAATATATCAGGAATTAAAGAAGGAACTATTATACAAATCAATAATATTCCAATTATATTTTTTGTGCCTAGTGCTGATTTTGATAAGGCGTTTTTTACTTCTGAATTAAGTAAACTTGGTTTAGGTAATATTGAAACAAGAAAACTTGATTCATTACCCAAAGACCCACGACATCATACAAAAATTGACTACAATAGATTAAAAAACTTGTAG
- a CDS encoding phosphatidate cytidylyltransferase — protein MNTDLLHYIILSGAYIVLFATAEVLYHKLKVQGEHSRKVVHIGSGLLTMLFPILFSSHWWVLGICSSFVILLVVSLKFNLLRSINAIDRKSHGSILYPVAVYMSFLFYDFMRGHTGLQSYFWFYQPVLVMALADPAAALCGRGFPIGIMYIFGDKKSLSGFVGFIIVAAIVTSLLAHFLHAPILGNIYTFVLLMSVITAVTELLASKGSDNFFIPLACIAVNYLWMFNIQV, from the coding sequence ATGAATACTGATTTACTACATTATATTATATTATCGGGAGCATATATCGTTTTATTTGCAACGGCAGAAGTATTGTATCATAAATTGAAAGTACAAGGTGAGCATTCACGGAAAGTGGTACATATAGGTTCAGGTTTACTCACCATGCTGTTCCCTATATTATTCAGCTCACATTGGTGGGTATTGGGTATTTGTTCATCATTTGTTATCCTGTTAGTGGTAAGTTTGAAATTTAATTTGCTTCGTTCTATTAATGCTATAGACCGCAAATCTCATGGGAGTATTTTATATCCAGTGGCAGTATACATGAGTTTTTTATTTTACGATTTTATGCGAGGACATACAGGCCTCCAGAGTTATTTTTGGTTCTATCAACCGGTATTGGTTATGGCATTGGCCGACCCTGCTGCGGCTCTCTGTGGTAGAGGTTTCCCAATAGGAATTATGTACATCTTTGGCGACAAAAAATCTCTCTCGGGATTTGTGGGTTTTATTATAGTAGCTGCTATAGTAACAAGTTTATTGGCCCATTTTCTCCATGCACCTATTCTTGGAAATATATATACTTTTGTTTTGTTAATGTCAGTTATCACCGCCGTCACGGAACTGTTAGCCAGCAAAGGCTCTGATAATTTCTTTATTCCCCTTGCTTGCATTGCGGTAAATTATTTATGGATGTTTAATATACAAGTATAA
- a CDS encoding DUF3419 family protein, which translates to MQFKNTNFDIIRYANCWEDSSVLLEGLKTAQGGKIFSIASAGDNSFSLLTLNPELIVAGDLNPIQLYLCELKKLAITQLEDDELLAFLGFTDSSQRVKIYKSFRLELHSDAKKYFDQHLGDIEKGIIHAGKFEKYFSLFRKWVLPFIHSKGTTKKLLDKKAEIEQAKFYNYKWNSWRWKLLFKLFYSKKVMGNAGRSPEFMKHVKLNVGEFIYQRADEHLMSVSCQNNEYLSYIFTGKFSPQLPQYLLPENLKKVRANIKNIKFVQGTAEEILSTYGKFDGFNLSDIFEYMSEGQMRENADIISTYSNPNARVAYWNLMVPRRLSESYPTQFAFQKELSNKLHSIDKCFFYNQYIVDQKI; encoded by the coding sequence ATGCAATTCAAAAATACCAATTTTGATATTATAAGATATGCCAATTGTTGGGAAGATTCATCTGTATTATTAGAAGGATTAAAAACCGCACAAGGGGGGAAGATATTCTCTATTGCATCAGCGGGCGATAATAGTTTTTCGCTACTCACCTTAAATCCGGAACTTATAGTTGCTGGAGATTTGAACCCCATCCAATTATATTTATGCGAGTTGAAAAAGCTTGCTATCACTCAGCTTGAGGACGATGAGTTATTGGCATTCTTGGGATTTACGGACAGTAGCCAAAGAGTAAAGATATATAAATCTTTCAGACTTGAATTGCATAGTGACGCTAAAAAATATTTTGACCAGCATCTGGGCGATATAGAAAAAGGTATTATACATGCGGGAAAATTCGAAAAATATTTTTCTTTGTTTCGCAAATGGGTATTACCCTTTATTCATTCGAAAGGAACTACTAAGAAATTACTAGACAAAAAAGCAGAAATAGAACAAGCAAAATTTTATAATTACAAATGGAATTCATGGCGGTGGAAACTGCTTTTCAAGTTGTTCTATAGCAAGAAGGTAATGGGTAATGCAGGCCGTTCCCCTGAATTCATGAAACATGTAAAGCTCAATGTAGGTGAATTTATATACCAACGGGCTGACGAACATTTGATGTCGGTTTCTTGCCAAAATAATGAGTACTTATCATATATATTTACAGGTAAATTTAGTCCGCAATTGCCCCAATATCTATTACCCGAAAACTTGAAGAAAGTAAGAGCTAATATAAAGAATATAAAATTTGTACAGGGAACAGCAGAAGAAATTTTAAGCACCTACGGAAAATTTGATGGGTTTAACTTGTCGGATATATTTGAATACATGAGCGAAGGGCAAATGAGAGAAAACGCAGATATTATTTCTACCTATTCCAACCCAAATGCCCGTGTAGCCTATTGGAACCTGATGGTGCCAAGGCGTTTGTCAGAAAGTTATCCTACGCAGTTTGCTTTTCAAAAGGAACTCTCCAACAAACTACATAGCATTGATAAATGCTTTTTTTACAATCAATATATAGTTGATCAAAAAATATGA